Proteins encoded by one window of Simiduia curdlanivorans:
- a CDS encoding YqcC family protein, whose product MAKGPLSDLAVLLDQLELALKQANLWAQEPPELAAFASQLPFCVDTMVVQTWLQFVFIPTLRQCIKQQLALPSRCNITPMVEENLSAKLDSLVAIGRITTEIDEFLR is encoded by the coding sequence GTGGCTAAAGGCCCGTTGTCTGACCTTGCCGTCTTGCTCGATCAGCTTGAGCTCGCCCTTAAGCAAGCGAACCTCTGGGCACAAGAGCCCCCTGAACTGGCGGCCTTTGCCAGCCAATTGCCGTTTTGTGTTGATACTATGGTGGTTCAAACCTGGCTGCAGTTTGTTTTTATCCCAACCCTGCGGCAATGCATTAAACAACAGCTTGCACTGCCCAGCAGGTGCAATATCACGCCAATGGTTGAGGAAAACTTGTCGGCAAAGCTTGATAGTCTAGTGGCGATAGGTCGGATAACAACGGAGATTGACGAATTTCTCCGTTAG